A single Gemmatimonadota bacterium DNA region contains:
- a CDS encoding extracellular solute-binding protein has protein sequence MPSWKTISRRATSMRAPDPALEQSVRCSRSTRGGRSRCRISWIEATPSSDLDHYRLHTRTRMSYKEIEPVGDGGVTRREFLARSGRATAGLAGLSLVIPLTPGSVRAAPEVHLTVWWWGEQEAPGLQQWVRETVHRYKAAHPGVEIATVLQATESLYPSFASAGQARQGPDIQYMWGGVSTMQFVWRGYVHPISDLLSKDDLEPVFPDSLRETAFRGKVYGLPWYALPFLLVYSKPAFVQAGLDPDHPPRTWDAFLSAADRLRAAGFVPWGYGVKGLSGIGNFSSLFILQELDDSTDILKAATGEVPFIDPLYSSWLHRVEEMVRKGVFNRDVSSLEYYQAQNLFLAGEAAMAVAGQTKVSYFSKMLGEENVGVMLPPRFGKGRLAGRMPNTAQQLLVTSWSDYKEEAADLLCYFHTPERLDRMHVLSGAIPPDRRFDRSRLVWPQDRTIAAWMGSESMTNYQNYWPPQMDRENLFPTVQSLFAGALSADRAAEQVDEFLNRWRDSNVDTVEELATWASEAR, from the coding sequence ATGCCATCCTGGAAGACTATCAGCCGCCGTGCAACGTCTATGAGAGCGCCCGATCCTGCGCTGGAGCAATCTGTGCGGTGCAGTCGATCTACGAGGGGAGGCCGGTCCAGGTGCCGGATATCGTGGATAGAAGCGACGCCGTCAAGCGATTTGGACCACTACCGACTGCACACCAGAACTCGGATGAGCTATAAGGAGATTGAACCAGTGGGTGATGGAGGAGTGACACGGCGGGAGTTCCTTGCAAGGAGCGGCCGAGCAACTGCCGGTCTGGCAGGTCTGTCTCTGGTTATCCCGCTGACGCCCGGCAGCGTCCGGGCCGCACCAGAGGTTCATCTCACCGTCTGGTGGTGGGGCGAACAGGAGGCACCGGGTCTGCAGCAGTGGGTGCGGGAGACCGTTCACCGATACAAGGCGGCGCATCCGGGCGTTGAGATTGCAACCGTGCTACAGGCTACAGAATCGCTCTACCCGTCATTCGCCTCCGCCGGACAGGCCCGACAGGGGCCCGATATTCAGTATATGTGGGGTGGGGTATCCACGATGCAGTTCGTCTGGCGGGGGTATGTGCATCCGATCAGCGACCTGCTGAGCAAGGACGATCTGGAGCCTGTTTTTCCCGACAGTCTGCGGGAGACCGCCTTTCGGGGGAAGGTCTATGGGCTCCCCTGGTATGCGCTTCCCTTCCTGCTCGTTTACAGCAAGCCAGCTTTTGTCCAGGCGGGCCTGGATCCCGATCATCCGCCTCGCACCTGGGATGCGTTCCTATCGGCAGCAGATCGCCTGCGGGCTGCCGGTTTTGTGCCGTGGGGATATGGTGTAAAGGGTCTGAGCGGTATCGGAAATTTTAGCAGCCTCTTCATTTTGCAGGAATTGGACGATTCTACCGATATTCTCAAGGCCGCTACCGGCGAGGTTCCGTTTATCGATCCTCTGTATTCAAGCTGGCTGCACCGCGTGGAGGAGATGGTTCGAAAGGGCGTTTTCAACCGGGATGTATCTTCGCTGGAATACTATCAGGCTCAAAACCTGTTTCTGGCTGGGGAAGCGGCGATGGCCGTTGCCGGCCAGACCAAGGTGAGCTACTTCAGCAAGATGCTGGGAGAGGAGAACGTGGGTGTCATGCTGCCTCCCAGATTCGGGAAAGGCAGGCTGGCGGGTAGGATGCCGAATACGGCACAGCAACTGCTTGTGACTTCGTGGTCGGATTACAAGGAGGAAGCGGCCGATCTGCTTTGTTACTTTCATACCCCGGAACGACTGGATCGGATGCATGTCCTGTCGGGAGCGATTCCACCCGACAGGCGCTTCGATCGCAGCAGACTTGTGTGGCCGCAGGATCGCACGATTGCCGCGTGGATGGGGAGCGAGAGCATGACGAATTACCAAAACTACTGGCCGCCTCAGATGGATCGGGAAAATCTTTTCCCGACGGTGCAGTCCCTGTTCGCCGGAGCACTGTCCGCAGATCGGGCTGCGGAGCAGGTGGATGAATTCCTCAACCGGTGGCGGGATTCGAATGTGGATACGGTTGAAGAACTCGCTACTTGGGCTTCTGAGGCCAGATAG